In Pseudomonas sp. ADAK18, a single window of DNA contains:
- the abc-f gene encoding ribosomal protection-like ABC-F family protein, whose amino-acid sequence MIRLQSLTLQRGPQRLLEDAELTLHAGHKAGLIGANGAGKSTLFALLLGELTPDSGDCLMPADWRIAHMRQEIDTLDRIAIDYVLDGDLRLRQVQHDLAEAEKTQDGAAQARLHSELDSADGYTADARARKMLAGLGFTNEQMDRPVADFSGGWRMRLNLAQALMCPSDLLLLDEPTNHLDLDAILWLEDFLKSYPGTLLLISHDRDFLDAVVDNIAHVEQKKITLYRGGYSAFERARAERLAQQQQAYEKQQVQRAHMESYIARFKAQATKARQAQSRIKALERMEELSAAHVDSPFDFVFRESVKISSPLLDLSDARLGYGDKTILEKVKLQLTPGARIGLLGPNGAGKSTLIKNLSGELQPLAGRLVRGENLVVGYFAQHQLDSLDAKASPLLHLQRLAPTEREQTLRDFLGGFDFRGARIDEPVLNFSGGEKARLALALIAWDRPNLLLLDEPTNHLDLEMRLALTMALQEFSGAVLVVSHDRHLLKSTTDNFLLVADGKVEEFDGDLEDYARWLSDYRLRNAPVSNTPVNPDKTDKKAQRQAAAALRQQLAPHKREADKLEAELGKVHEKLAKIETSLGDSAVYEPARKDELRDLLAEQAKLKVREAQLEETWMEALELLESLQAELEALS is encoded by the coding sequence ATGATCCGACTTCAAAGCCTAACATTACAGCGTGGCCCGCAGCGTCTTCTTGAAGACGCCGAGCTGACCCTGCACGCCGGTCACAAAGCCGGCCTGATCGGTGCCAATGGCGCCGGCAAATCCACGTTGTTCGCCTTGCTGCTGGGTGAGCTGACCCCCGACTCCGGGGATTGCTTGATGCCGGCCGACTGGCGAATCGCTCACATGCGCCAGGAGATCGACACCCTGGACCGCATTGCGATCGACTACGTGCTCGATGGCGACCTGCGCCTGCGTCAGGTGCAACACGACCTGGCCGAGGCCGAGAAGACTCAGGACGGCGCCGCTCAAGCCCGCCTGCACTCGGAACTCGACAGCGCCGACGGCTACACCGCCGATGCCCGCGCTCGCAAAATGCTGGCGGGCCTGGGGTTCACCAACGAGCAGATGGACCGTCCGGTCGCCGACTTTTCCGGTGGCTGGCGCATGCGCCTGAACCTGGCCCAGGCGCTGATGTGCCCTTCGGACCTGTTGCTGCTCGATGAACCGACCAACCACTTGGACCTCGATGCGATCCTGTGGCTGGAAGATTTCCTGAAAAGCTACCCGGGCACTTTGCTGCTGATTTCCCACGACCGGGACTTCCTCGACGCCGTGGTCGATAACATCGCCCACGTCGAACAGAAAAAAATCACTCTCTATCGTGGTGGCTACAGCGCCTTCGAGCGCGCTCGCGCCGAACGTCTGGCCCAGCAGCAGCAGGCCTACGAGAAGCAGCAGGTGCAACGGGCGCATATGGAGAGCTACATCGCCCGGTTCAAGGCCCAGGCCACCAAGGCTCGTCAGGCCCAGAGCCGGATCAAGGCCCTGGAGCGCATGGAAGAGCTGTCGGCGGCCCACGTCGATTCGCCGTTCGACTTTGTGTTCCGCGAGTCGGTGAAGATCTCAAGCCCGTTGCTCGATCTGTCCGACGCTCGTCTGGGCTATGGCGACAAGACCATCCTCGAGAAGGTCAAGTTGCAGCTCACGCCGGGCGCGCGGATCGGTTTGCTCGGCCCCAACGGCGCCGGCAAATCGACCCTGATCAAAAACCTCTCGGGCGAGTTGCAACCCTTGGCCGGTCGTCTGGTACGCGGTGAGAACCTGGTAGTGGGCTACTTCGCCCAGCATCAGTTGGACTCCCTCGACGCCAAGGCCAGCCCGCTGCTGCACTTGCAACGCCTGGCGCCTACCGAGCGCGAACAGACCTTGCGCGACTTCCTTGGCGGTTTCGACTTCCGTGGCGCGCGCATCGACGAGCCGGTGCTGAATTTCTCCGGTGGTGAAAAGGCCCGCCTGGCCCTGGCGTTGATCGCCTGGGACCGGCCGAACCTGTTGCTGCTCGACGAACCGACCAACCACCTGGACCTGGAAATGCGCCTGGCGCTGACCATGGCCCTGCAGGAATTCAGCGGTGCGGTGTTGGTGGTGTCCCACGATCGACACTTGCTCAAGAGCACCACCGATAACTTCCTGCTGGTAGCTGACGGCAAGGTCGAGGAATTCGACGGCGACCTGGAAGACTACGCTCGCTGGCTGTCGGACTATCGTCTGCGCAACGCACCGGTCAGCAACACTCCGGTCAATCCGGACAAGACCGACAAGAAAGCCCAGCGCCAGGCCGCCGCCGCATTGCGCCAGCAACTGGCTCCCCACAAGCGTGAAGCCGACAAGCTGGAAGCTGAACTGGGCAAGGTTCACGAAAAGCTGGCGAAGATCGAAACCAGCCTGGGTGACAGCGCGGTGTACGAACCGGCGCGCAAGGACGAACTGCGGGACTTGTTGGCCGAGCAGGCTAAGCTCAAGGTCCGCGAGGCACAGCTGG
- a CDS encoding TIGR02444 family protein produces the protein MCADLWSFALSTYARPGVENACLRLQEQGVDVCLLLCGLWLEQRGVTLEPTRLLALRQIAEPWQAEVVEPLRQVRKQWRAMAQQDTELGALRERIKALELEAEQQLLSRLETRALEWPTGEATYQRTWLEGLAAEAANLDHDALHQLRVAATGT, from the coding sequence ATGTGCGCTGACCTGTGGAGCTTTGCCCTCTCGACTTATGCCCGTCCGGGTGTAGAGAACGCTTGCCTGCGCTTGCAGGAGCAGGGGGTCGATGTGTGCCTGTTGCTCTGCGGTTTATGGCTGGAGCAGCGAGGCGTGACGCTTGAGCCGACTCGTTTGCTGGCACTGCGGCAGATTGCAGAACCCTGGCAGGCCGAGGTGGTCGAGCCGCTACGACAAGTGCGTAAGCAATGGCGGGCCATGGCGCAGCAGGACACCGAGTTGGGGGCATTACGGGAGCGGATCAAAGCCCTGGAGCTGGAAGCCGAACAGCAGCTGTTATCACGCCTGGAAACCCGAGCACTGGAATGGCCGACGGGTGAAGCAACGTATCAGCGTACATGGCTTGAAGGACTGGCGGCCGAGGCCGCCAACCTTGACCACGACGCGCTGCATCAGCTGCGCGTCGCGGCCACCGGCACTTAG
- a CDS encoding FKBP-type peptidyl-prolyl cis-trans isomerase, with the protein MSRYLFLALGLSLSVANAGEQSPVKDRHDLAYSLGASLGERLRQEVPDLQIQALIDGLKQAYQGRPLALDDARIEQILAQHEAQAATVDQVPQSEKVLAAEQQFLSREKAKSGVRELADGILLIELAPGNGKKPTANDRVQVTYVGRLPDGTIFDQSKQPQWFRLDSVISGWRSALQQMPVGAKWRLVIPSAQAYGADGAGELIPPYTPLVFEIELLGASS; encoded by the coding sequence ATGTCGCGTTACCTTTTTTTAGCCTTGGGTTTGTCACTTTCCGTGGCCAACGCGGGCGAGCAATCCCCTGTCAAAGACCGCCACGACCTGGCCTACAGCCTGGGCGCGAGCCTGGGTGAACGCCTGCGCCAGGAAGTCCCCGACCTGCAAATCCAGGCACTGATCGACGGCCTCAAGCAAGCCTACCAAGGCAGGCCACTGGCGCTGGACGATGCGCGCATCGAACAGATCCTGGCCCAACACGAAGCACAGGCTGCAACCGTCGACCAAGTTCCACAAAGTGAAAAGGTCCTCGCCGCCGAGCAACAATTTTTATCCAGGGAGAAAGCCAAGAGCGGCGTACGCGAATTGGCAGACGGGATCTTGCTGATCGAGCTGGCTCCCGGTAATGGAAAAAAACCGACGGCCAATGATCGGGTTCAGGTGACGTATGTTGGACGGCTGCCCGATGGAACGATCTTTGACCAGAGCAAACAACCGCAATGGTTTCGCCTGGACAGTGTGATCAGTGGCTGGCGCAGCGCGTTGCAGCAGATGCCGGTCGGCGCGAAATGGCGCCTGGTGATTCCATCGGCCCAGGCTTATGGCGCAGACGGTGCAGGCGAGTTGATCCCGCCCTACACGCCTCTGGTATTCGAGATCGAACTGCTCGGCGCGAGCAGCTAG
- the rsd gene encoding sigma D regulator, producing the protein MLETCQNAQERWGGVHKLIDGWLKARHELVRAFDALGAKPEALGENRKPLQEFCGALVDYVSAGHFGVYEQLTKEAEAFDDQRGLDLAETLYPRIDVITEKLLAFNDLCDAGQCVAEKFKELGGLLHERFELEDCLIEVLHNAHKEELAAKA; encoded by the coding sequence ATGCTGGAAACTTGTCAGAATGCTCAGGAGCGCTGGGGTGGTGTGCACAAACTGATCGATGGTTGGTTGAAGGCACGTCACGAACTGGTTCGGGCCTTTGATGCTCTCGGCGCCAAGCCTGAGGCGTTGGGTGAGAACCGCAAGCCACTGCAAGAGTTCTGTGGTGCGCTGGTGGATTATGTGTCTGCGGGGCACTTCGGTGTCTACGAGCAGTTGACCAAGGAAGCCGAGGCTTTCGATGATCAGCGGGGCCTGGACCTGGCAGAGACGCTCTACCCGCGTATCGACGTCATCACCGAAAAGCTGCTGGCCTTCAATGATCTGTGTGATGCCGGCCAATGCGTAGCAGAAAAATTCAAGGAGCTGGGCGGTCTGCTCCACGAGCGTTTCGAGTTGGAAGACTGTCTGATCGAAGTGCTGCACAACGCCCACAAGGAAGAGTTGGCGGCCAAAGCCTGA
- a CDS encoding disulfide bond formation protein B codes for MSLAHSRSLFLLAFMAGALTLGASLYLEYGALLRPCFLCMVQRILLTAFTLINLVAAVHGPKRHGVYLYGVMSMGCALLGAITAVRQVLLQNIPLDQLPGCWPSLQHMIESLSFWEALKRAFQGNVDCVEINWTLFDLSLPEWSLLFFVAMLILGATQFSRLLFSQRLRLAKH; via the coding sequence ATGTCTTTGGCCCACTCACGCTCCCTGTTCCTCCTGGCGTTTATGGCTGGTGCGCTGACTTTGGGCGCATCCTTGTACCTCGAATACGGAGCCCTGTTGCGTCCTTGCTTCCTGTGCATGGTGCAGCGGATTCTGTTGACTGCCTTCACGTTGATCAACCTGGTGGCAGCGGTTCATGGCCCTAAGCGCCATGGCGTCTATTTGTATGGGGTGATGAGCATGGGGTGTGCACTGCTCGGAGCCATCACCGCAGTGCGCCAGGTGTTGTTGCAGAACATCCCGTTGGATCAGCTGCCCGGCTGCTGGCCCAGCCTGCAACACATGATCGAAAGCCTGTCGTTCTGGGAGGCCTTGAAGCGGGCATTTCAGGGAAATGTCGACTGCGTCGAAATCAACTGGACGTTGTTTGATCTGAGCCTTCCCGAATGGAGTCTGCTGTTCTTTGTCGCGATGTTGATCCTGGGCGCTACACAGTTTTCCCGCTTGTTGTTCAGTCAGCGTTTACGTCTGGCGAAGCACTGA
- a CDS encoding heme biosynthesis protein HemY, with protein sequence MKRFYVILVVAIAIALALGVGISKHTGYVLITYPHVLHYESGLWSTLVALFVVGLVIYLIRVLLSLVTTSGGVVNPWSRRNRSRRVQIAIEQGQMDLAEGRWASAERHLQRAAEAERQPLLYYLGAARAANEQGRYEEADGLLERALERQPQAELAVALSHAQLQMDRGDTEAALVTLQAMHERHPHNVQVLRQLQRLHQQRGDWSSVIRLLPELRKDKVLPVTELADLERRAWGENLTLAAQREEQGEAGQQSLERAWQQLTSAQRQEPALVLAYAEQLRQLGADTTAEEVLRGAIKRGYDSHLIRLYGLLRGSDPARQLKFAEGWLKDHPGDASLLLTLGRLCLQNSLWGKARDYLESSLQVQRNPEACAELARLLAQLGDTERSNQLFQEGLGLLDKRLLASPLPVPTRV encoded by the coding sequence ATGAAGCGTTTCTACGTGATCCTGGTGGTGGCGATTGCGATTGCCTTGGCATTGGGCGTGGGCATTTCAAAACACACCGGCTACGTGCTGATTACTTATCCCCATGTGCTGCATTACGAGTCCGGGCTGTGGTCGACCCTGGTGGCGCTGTTTGTAGTGGGTCTGGTGATCTATCTGATCAGAGTGCTGCTGAGTCTGGTGACGACATCCGGTGGCGTGGTCAATCCATGGTCGCGGCGCAACCGTAGTCGTCGGGTGCAGATTGCCATTGAACAGGGCCAGATGGACCTTGCCGAAGGCCGCTGGGCCAGTGCCGAGCGCCATCTGCAGCGCGCCGCCGAAGCAGAGCGTCAACCGCTGTTGTACTACCTCGGTGCGGCCCGAGCGGCCAACGAGCAGGGGCGTTATGAAGAGGCCGACGGCTTGCTGGAGCGTGCGCTCGAGCGCCAGCCTCAAGCCGAGCTGGCAGTGGCTCTGAGCCACGCCCAGTTACAGATGGACCGTGGCGACACCGAAGCGGCCCTGGTCACGTTGCAAGCCATGCATGAGCGCCATCCACACAACGTTCAGGTGTTGCGTCAGTTGCAACGGCTGCATCAACAGCGTGGAGACTGGTCCTCGGTGATTCGGTTGTTGCCGGAGCTGCGCAAGGACAAGGTGTTGCCCGTTACCGAACTGGCGGATCTGGAGCGTCGGGCCTGGGGTGAGAACTTGACCCTGGCCGCTCAGCGTGAAGAGCAAGGCGAGGCCGGCCAGCAATCCCTTGAGCGGGCGTGGCAACAATTGACGTCTGCTCAGCGTCAGGAACCTGCACTGGTATTGGCCTACGCCGAGCAATTGCGCCAGTTGGGTGCGGACACCACGGCCGAAGAAGTATTGCGTGGTGCGATCAAGCGCGGGTATGACAGCCATTTGATCAGGCTGTACGGCTTGCTGCGGGGCAGTGATCCAGCGCGGCAATTGAAGTTTGCCGAAGGCTGGCTCAAGGACCATCCGGGGGATGCCAGCCTGTTGCTGACGTTGGGTCGTCTCTGCCTGCAAAATAGTTTGTGGGGCAAGGCGCGGGATTATCTGGAAAGCAGTTTGCAGGTTCAACGTAATCCCGAGGCCTGTGCCGAACTGGCACGCTTGCTGGCGCAGTTGGGAGATACCGAGCGCAGTAACCAATTGTTCCAGGAAGGCCTGGGGCTTTTGGACAAGCGCTTACTGGCTTCGCCGCTCCCCGTACCGACGCGGGTTTGA
- a CDS encoding uroporphyrinogen-III C-methyltransferase, translated as MSETALPKDEAQPALDAPVETPVTAPRRGNGLAIVALLLGAAGVAAGGWGIWQVRALQASTQQQSGQVQTLDDQSQSLKQSQQQLAARLAQLPGADELEERRRLVAQLQGDQQRLNQRLETVLGASRKDWRLAEAEHLLRLASLRLSALQDINSAQALVQGADEILREQSDPGSYAAREQLAKSLAALRSVEQPDRTGLYLQLAALRDQVVQLAAISPEYQLQDAPQSGRPTTDTENRWSQWWEQISRYFRIDFNPDDNIRPLLAGQGLNQVRLALSLALEQAQWAALNGEPAVYTRSLGEARSVLQGNFNQNNPQSQAMLARIAELEPKAVSVVTPDLAASLAAVQAYLERRHLSADEAKASAGAPATQE; from the coding sequence GTGAGCGAAACAGCCTTGCCCAAAGATGAAGCCCAGCCCGCGCTTGATGCGCCTGTTGAGACACCGGTCACTGCTCCACGCCGTGGCAATGGCCTGGCAATCGTGGCCTTGTTGCTCGGTGCTGCGGGCGTTGCGGCTGGTGGCTGGGGGATCTGGCAGGTCCGCGCCCTGCAAGCGAGCACTCAGCAGCAGTCGGGACAGGTGCAAACCCTGGACGATCAATCCCAGAGCCTCAAGCAGAGCCAGCAGCAGTTGGCTGCACGCCTGGCACAGTTGCCGGGCGCTGATGAGCTGGAAGAACGTCGCCGTCTGGTGGCGCAATTACAGGGTGATCAGCAGCGCTTGAACCAGCGTCTGGAAACCGTGCTGGGTGCCAGTCGTAAGGACTGGCGCCTGGCCGAAGCCGAACATTTGTTGCGCCTGGCCAGTTTGCGTTTGTCTGCCTTGCAGGACATCAACAGTGCTCAGGCGCTGGTCCAGGGTGCCGACGAGATACTTCGTGAGCAGAGCGATCCGGGTTCCTATGCTGCCCGTGAGCAGTTGGCCAAGAGTCTCGCCGCGTTGCGCAGTGTCGAGCAACCGGATCGTACCGGGTTGTATCTGCAACTGGCGGCCCTGCGCGATCAGGTGGTGCAACTGGCAGCTATCTCGCCTGAGTATCAGCTTCAGGATGCCCCGCAGTCAGGTCGTCCAACCACCGATACTGAAAACCGCTGGAGCCAATGGTGGGAGCAGATTTCCCGCTATTTCCGCATCGACTTCAATCCGGACGACAACATCCGTCCGCTGCTGGCCGGCCAGGGCCTGAACCAGGTACGCCTGGCCCTGAGCCTGGCGTTGGAGCAGGCACAATGGGCTGCCCTTAATGGTGAGCCGGCGGTGTATACCCGTTCGTTGGGCGAGGCCCGCAGTGTCTTGCAGGGCAACTTCAACCAGAACAACCCGCAAAGCCAGGCCATGTTGGCCCGGATAGCCGAGCTGGAACCCAAGGCCGTCTCGGTGGTGACCCCGGACCTGGCTGCAAGCCTGGCTGCTGTGCAGGCTTACCTTGAACGTCGTCATCTGTCTGCCGATGAAGCCAAGGCTTCTGCTGGCGCGCCGGCGACCCAGGAGTAA
- a CDS encoding uroporphyrinogen-III synthase, whose product MTGWRVLLTRPTEESAALAATLSESAIFSSSLPLLEIEELLATAEQQAVFRHLDRYCAVIAVSKPAARFALQRLDQAPSQPWFSVGAATAQVLAEHGLDVSYPPDGDDSEALLDLPQLRDAIARPNARVLILRGEGGRELLAERLRDLGASVDYLELYRRFLPAYTAGTLMQRIQVERLNGLVVSSGQGFLHLQALAGPDWPQVTQLPLFVPSPRVAKMARAAGASKVVDCRGASAAALLVALRSFAEPTL is encoded by the coding sequence GTGACAGGCTGGCGTGTGTTGTTGACCCGGCCGACGGAAGAGTCCGCAGCCTTGGCGGCGACACTGTCCGAAAGCGCAATATTCAGCAGCAGCCTGCCGTTACTGGAAATCGAAGAGCTGCTTGCCACCGCTGAGCAGCAAGCGGTTTTCCGTCATCTGGATCGATACTGCGCTGTGATCGCGGTGAGCAAGCCGGCCGCGCGGTTTGCTCTGCAGCGGCTTGATCAAGCGCCATCTCAACCATGGTTCAGCGTTGGGGCGGCGACGGCGCAGGTGCTGGCCGAGCACGGCCTTGATGTCAGCTACCCGCCGGACGGCGACGACAGCGAGGCCTTGCTTGATTTACCCCAGTTGCGCGACGCTATCGCACGACCCAATGCACGGGTATTGATCCTACGCGGCGAAGGCGGGCGAGAGTTGCTGGCTGAGCGCTTGCGTGATCTAGGTGCTAGTGTCGACTATCTGGAGTTGTATCGCCGTTTCCTGCCGGCCTACACCGCCGGTACGTTGATGCAGCGCATTCAGGTGGAACGCTTGAACGGCCTGGTGGTCAGCAGTGGGCAGGGTTTTTTACATCTGCAAGCCTTGGCTGGCCCCGATTGGCCCCAGGTAACACAGTTACCGCTGTTCGTGCCCAGCCCGCGAGTCGCCAAGATGGCGCGTGCTGCTGGTGCAAGTAAAGTTGTGGATTGTCGTGGCGCGAGTGCTGCGGCTTTGTTAGTGGCGCTACGCAGCTTTGCCGAGCCCACTCTCTGA
- the hemC gene encoding hydroxymethylbilane synthase has product MSSREIRIATRKSALALWQAEYVKARLEQAHPGLKVSLVPMVSRGDKLLDSPLSKIGGKGLFVKELETALLENEADIAVHSMKDVPMDFPEGLGLFCICEREDPRDAFVSNTYASLDELPLGSIVGTSSLRRQAQLLTRRPDLQIRFLRGNVNTRLAKLDAGEYDAIILAAAGLIRLGFEDRITSAISVEDSLPAGGQGAVGIECRTADSEIHALLKPLDHADTEIRVTAERALNKHLNGGCQVPIACYAVLEGENLWLRGLVGDPSGGLLLTAEIRGPQSEATSLGIKVAEELLEKGAGAILQAVYGEAGPQ; this is encoded by the coding sequence ATGTCCTCTCGCGAAATCCGCATCGCCACCCGTAAAAGCGCCTTGGCCTTATGGCAGGCCGAATACGTCAAAGCACGCCTTGAACAGGCCCATCCAGGCCTCAAGGTGTCCCTGGTGCCCATGGTCAGTCGTGGCGACAAGCTGCTGGACTCGCCGCTGTCGAAAATCGGTGGCAAGGGCCTGTTCGTCAAGGAACTGGAGACCGCGCTGTTGGAGAACGAGGCCGACATCGCCGTGCACTCGATGAAAGACGTGCCGATGGACTTCCCCGAAGGCCTGGGCCTGTTTTGCATCTGCGAGCGCGAAGACCCGCGCGATGCGTTCGTTTCCAATACCTATGCCTCCCTGGATGAATTGCCTTTGGGCAGCATCGTTGGGACCTCCAGTTTGCGTCGTCAGGCCCAGTTGCTGACCCGCCGCCCAGACCTGCAAATCCGCTTCCTGCGAGGTAACGTCAATACTCGTCTGGCCAAGCTGGATGCCGGGGAATATGACGCGATCATCCTGGCGGCAGCCGGTTTGATCCGTTTGGGTTTCGAAGACCGCATCACTTCCGCCATCAGCGTCGAAGACAGCTTGCCCGCCGGCGGGCAGGGCGCCGTCGGGATTGAGTGCCGCACGGCAGACAGCGAAATCCATGCATTGCTCAAACCCCTTGATCATGCCGACACTGAAATTCGCGTCACCGCCGAACGTGCGCTGAACAAACACCTTAACGGTGGTTGCCAGGTGCCAATCGCCTGCTACGCCGTGCTTGAAGGCGAGAACCTTTGGCTGCGTGGCCTGGTGGGGGATCCGAGCGGCGGGCTTCTGCTGACGGCAGAGATACGCGGCCCGCAAAGTGAGGCCACGAGCCTTGGTATCAAGGTGGCCGAGGAGTTGTTGGAGAAAGGTGCCGGCGCCATCCTGCAAGCGGTCTACGGCGAGGCCGGTCCGCAGTGA
- a CDS encoding LytTR family DNA-binding domain-containing protein codes for MNVLIVDDEPQARERLSRMVSELEGYSVLEPSATSGDEALALIDSLKPDVVLLDIRMPGLDGLQVAARLSERESPPALVLCAAEDEFSSDALQASGVSFLAKPVSADALLKALKKAERPNRIQLAALTQPAAQSGNGPRSHISARTRKGIELIPLSQVVYFIADHKYVTLRHEAGEVLLDEPLKALEDEFGDRFVRIHRNALVARERIERLQRTPLGHFQLFLKGLNGDALIVSRRHVAGVRKMMQQL; via the coding sequence ATGAATGTCCTGATCGTTGATGACGAACCCCAAGCCCGCGAGCGACTGAGCCGTATGGTCAGCGAACTCGAGGGATACAGTGTCCTGGAGCCGAGCGCCACCAGTGGCGACGAGGCATTGGCCTTGATTGACAGCCTGAAGCCGGATGTCGTGCTGCTCGATATCCGCATGCCAGGCCTTGACGGCTTGCAGGTTGCCGCGCGCTTGAGTGAGCGCGAGTCGCCGCCGGCATTGGTGCTGTGCGCCGCCGAGGATGAGTTTTCCTCGGATGCCCTGCAGGCCAGCGGTGTCAGCTTCCTGGCCAAACCAGTCAGTGCCGACGCCCTGCTCAAGGCGCTGAAAAAGGCCGAGCGACCCAACCGTATACAACTCGCCGCCCTGACCCAGCCCGCGGCGCAAAGCGGTAACGGGCCGCGCAGCCATATCAGTGCCCGGACTCGCAAGGGTATCGAGCTGATTCCCCTGAGCCAGGTGGTCTACTTCATTGCCGATCACAAGTACGTGACGTTGCGTCACGAGGCCGGTGAAGTGTTGCTCGATGAGCCGCTCAAGGCCCTGGAAGACGAGTTTGGCGACCGCTTCGTGCGCATCCATCGCAATGCGCTGGTAGCCCGAGAGCGTATCGAGCGCCTGCAGCGCACGCCGCTTGGGCACTTTCAGTTGTTTTTGAAAGGGCTCAATGGCGACGCCTTGATCGTCAGCCGGCGCCATGTCGCCGGTGTACGCAAGATGATGCAGCAGCTTTAA
- the argH gene encoding argininosuccinate lyase — protein sequence MSTDKTNQSWGGRFSEPVDAFVARFTASVTFDQRLYRHDIMGSIAHATMLAKVGVLTEAERDSIVDGLTNIRGEIEAGTFDWRVDLEDVHMNIEARLTDRIGVTGKKLHTGRSRNDQVATDIRLWLRDEIDLILAEITRLQKGLLEQAERESGTIMPGFTHLQTAQPVTFGHHLLAWFEMLSRDYERLVDCRKRANRMPLGSAALAGTTYPIDREYTAQLLGFDAVGGNSLDGVSDRDFAIEFCAAASIAMMHLSRFSEELVLWTSAQFQFIDLPDRFCTGSSIMPQKKNPDVPELVRGKSGRVFGALMGLLTLMKGQPLAYNKDNQEDKEPLFDAADTLRDSLRAFADMIPAIKPKHAIMREAALRGFSTATDLADYLVRRGLPFRDCHEIVGHAVKYGVDTGKDLAEMSLEELRRFSDQIEQDVFAVLTLEGSVNARNHIGGTAPAQVKAAVVRGQELLASR from the coding sequence ATGAGCACCGACAAGACCAACCAGTCCTGGGGCGGCCGCTTCAGTGAGCCCGTCGACGCCTTCGTCGCGCGTTTCACCGCCTCCGTCACCTTCGACCAGCGCCTCTATCGCCACGACATCATGGGCTCCATCGCCCACGCCACGATGCTGGCCAAGGTCGGCGTGCTGACCGAGGCCGAGCGCGACAGCATCGTCGACGGCCTGACCAACATCCGTGGTGAGATCGAAGCCGGTACCTTCGATTGGCGCGTCGACCTGGAAGACGTGCACATGAACATTGAGGCCCGCCTCACCGACCGCATCGGCGTGACCGGCAAAAAACTGCACACCGGTCGCAGCCGTAATGACCAGGTGGCCACCGATATTCGCCTGTGGCTGCGGGACGAGATCGACCTGATCCTCGCTGAAATCACCCGCCTGCAGAAAGGCCTGCTGGAGCAGGCCGAACGCGAGTCGGGCACCATCATGCCCGGCTTCACTCACTTGCAGACCGCACAGCCAGTGACCTTCGGCCACCATTTGCTGGCCTGGTTCGAAATGCTCAGCCGCGACTACGAGCGTCTGGTGGACTGCCGCAAGCGTGCCAACCGCATGCCTTTGGGCAGCGCCGCGCTGGCGGGCACCACCTACCCGATCGACCGCGAATACACCGCACAACTGCTGGGTTTCGACGCCGTTGGCGGCAACTCGCTGGATGGCGTGTCAGACCGTGACTTCGCCATCGAATTCTGCGCCGCAGCCAGCATTGCGATGATGCACTTGTCGCGGTTCTCCGAAGAACTGGTGTTGTGGACCAGCGCGCAATTCCAGTTCATCGACCTGCCGGACCGCTTCTGCACCGGCAGCTCGATCATGCCGCAAAAGAAAAACCCCGACGTGCCAGAGCTGGTACGCGGCAAAAGCGGCCGGGTGTTCGGCGCGCTGATGGGCCTGCTGACCCTGATGAAAGGCCAACCCCTGGCCTACAACAAGGACAACCAGGAAGACAAAGAACCGCTGTTCGACGCCGCCGATACCCTACGCGACTCGCTGCGGGCCTTTGCCGACATGATCCCCGCGATCAAACCCAAGCACGCCATCATGCGTGAAGCAGCCCTGCGCGGTTTCTCCACTGCCACCGACCTGGCCGATTACCTGGTACGCCGTGGCCTGCCGTTCCGTGACTGCCACGAAATCGTCGGCCACGCCGTGAAATACGGTGTGGACACTGGCAAGGACCTGGCGGAAATGAGCCTGGAAGAACTGCGTCGGTTCAGTGACCAGATCGAACAGGACGTGTTTGCGGTGCTGACCCTGGAAGGTTCGGTGAATGCCCGTAACCATATCGGCGGGACTGCGCCGGCGCAGGTGAAAGCCGCGGTTGTGCGCGGTCAGGAACTGCTCGCAAGCCGCTAA